Proteins from a single region of Gossypium arboreum isolate Shixiya-1 chromosome 1, ASM2569848v2, whole genome shotgun sequence:
- the LOC108480162 gene encoding 60S ribosomal protein L6-1-like encodes MAAKRKTPVKSRNPDLIRGVGKYSRSKMYHKRGLWAIKAKNGGFFPRHDPKPKVPASAEKPPKFYPAEDVKKPLLNKRKPKPTKLRASITPGTVLILLAGRFMGKRVVFLKQLPSGLLLVTGPFKINGVPLRRVNQSYVIATSTKVDISGVNVEKFDDKYFAKEVDKKKKKSEGEFFEAEKEDKKELPEDKKEDQKSVDASLIKSIEGVPDLKAYLAARFSLKSGMKPHELVF; translated from the exons ATGGCGGCCAAAAGGAAGACCCCCGTCAAGTCCCGAAACCCAGATCTCATTCGTGGCGTCGGCAAGTATTCCAGGTCTAAGATGTACCACAAGCGTGGCCTTTGGGCCATCAAGGCAAAAAACGGCGGCTTTTTCCCCCGCCATGACCCCAAACCTAAGGTCCCCGCCTCCGCCGAGAAACCCCCCAAGTTTTACCCTGCTGAGGATGTCAAGAAGCCCCTTCTCAACAAGCGCAAGCCTAAACCCACCAAGCTCAG AGCAAGCATTACGCCTGGGACGGTGCTGATTTTGTTGGCTGGTAGATTTATGGGGAAGAGAGTTGTTTTCTTAAAGCAACTTCCTTCTGGGCTTCTTTTGGTTACTG GACCGTTCAAGATTAATGGCGTTCCTTTAAGGCGTGTGAACCAATCCTATGTCATTGCGACTTCCACTAAGGTTGACATCTCCGGAGTTAACGTAGAGAAGTTTGATGATAAGTACTTTGCCAAGGAAGTagacaagaaaaagaagaagagcgAAGGGGAGTTTTTTGAAGCTGAAAAAGAG GATAAGAAGGAACTGCCAGAAGACAAGAAAGAAGATCAGAAATCTGTCGATGCCTCTTTAATAAAGTCCATCGAGGGAGTCCCAGACTTGAAGGCCTACCTTGCCGCAAGATTTTCGCTAAAGTCTGGCATGAAACCGCATGAACTTGTCTTCTAG